The window TCGCTCAGTATGAAAAAGCCGTTGCTCAAGAAAAGAAATTTTGGCCTGCCATCAACAACATTGGTCTAGTGAAGTACGAACAGGGTGATATTCGGGGTGCTCTGGACAAATGGCAAGCGGCAATCGCCATTGACGATGAAGCCGCAGAACCTCAACTAGCCGCTGCGGTTGCGATGTATGCTCAGGGAGAGCAGGAAAAGGCCATTGCACTGGGAGAAGCGGCACTTCGCATCGATAGTCGCTATGCTGACTTAGATTTTCTTAAAGAAAATCTTTGGGGTGAGCGTCTGCTCACTGAAACACAGAAGTTTTTGGCAAACCCCAAAATACAAGCCAGTATTGCTCAAAGCCAAGCATCGCCGACACAAGTAGAAAGTGCCCCTCGGTAGAGTCGCCATTGGTCAGCTCGCTTTTGGGAGCTTTGCCGATAGAATCCGCTCAGAACCTCTAGCTCTCGATTCAGAGGCTCTGGGTGAGGTCTAGACCTTTTCTTTCCAGAAGGGTTAGCCTCCCCAAGCAATGACTGGCCTGATGGGGAACACCTCTTGCCAAAAGGGTCATTAGATAGTACTTATGTACTTAATTGGTATCCCACTCAGCCGTAACTTAAGTAAAAATCGAGAGGAGGAAGACAAGTCAAACCGATTAAAGTAAGCGTAAAGAGACAACGGTATTAAGTCTCTTTGGGGAGCAGAGCCATAATCTGATCCACAAACTGTTGATGGTCAACAACCGGCTTGGAGATGTAGCCATCAGCACCACTTTGCTTGAGGAAGTTTTCGCGATCGCCCTCCATAGCGTGAGCCGTAACCAAAATAATCGGTAAATTGGAGGTTTGAGCATCAGCTTTGAGCATCTGGGTAATCTTAATCCCGTCTACAGCCTTACCCCGGTAAACACTGTGGGATAGGGAAACATCCATCAAGATAATGTCAGCGGCTCCACTTTGTGCAATTTGCATCACCTCTTCCACATCTTCGGTATGCTTTACATCTAAGCCGCCCCGCTTGCTGAGAATCTTAGAAAAAACACGAGCATTAATGGGATCGTCTTCTACAATCAGAACGGTTTTCATGGGCGTTGCCTTGCTGAAAGTCGTCGTTTTTTTGAATGTGCGATTTGATAATAAGTCTGACAGGGACTTTGTCATGTTGCCATCCTGGCAGGCACTCCGTCATCACTTAGTGGTCAGAAATTAGGGAACTTTAACTCATGGCAAAACAGCTCAATTTACTTGCGACCGGTCAGGTCATCCCCACAGCTTTACATGCGGAGATGCAACGGTCTTATCTTGAATATGCCATGAGTGTGATTGTTGGACGGGCACTTCCCGACGTGCGCGACGGTCTCAAACCCGTTCATCGGCGTATTTTATATGCGATGCACGAATTAGGTTTAACACCAGATCGACCGTATCGCAAGTGTGCCCGTGTAGTGGGAGACGTTTTAGGCAAATATCACCCTCACGGTGACCAAGCCGTTTACGACGCGCTGGTTCGTCTCGTACAAGACTTTTCTTCACGCTATCCACTACTGGCAGGTCATGGCAACTTTGGTTCCGTGGACAATGATCCACCTGCCGCCATGCGTTATACCGAAACACGGTTATCTTCGGTAGGGAATGAAGCACTCCTGTCCGAGATTGGTGAGGCAACCGTTGATTTTAGCTCCAACTTCGATAGCTCTCAGCAAGAGCCAGTGGTACTCCCGGCTCAGTTGCCGGTATTACTACTCAATGGTTGCTCTGGTATCGCCGTGGGCATGGCAACGAATATCCCTCCTCACAACTTGGGAGAGGTGGTGGATGGTTTGATTGCCTTAATTGACCATCCCAATTTATCTGACGAAAAATTATGGGAATTGATTCCAGGGCCAGATTTTCCCACCGGAGGGGAAATTGTCGATGTCGGGGGCATTCGGGAGGCTTACAGTATCGGTCGGGGTAGCATTCCCGTGCGGGGGATCGCTCAACTCGAAGAAATTGCAGCAGGGCGAGGACGGCGTCAACACAGGCGAACCGCGATTGTTGTGACTGAACTCCCTTATCAGGTGAATAAGGCCGGTTGGATTGAGAAAGTGGCTGAACTGGTCAACCAAGGGCGCTTGGAAGGTATTGCGGACTTGCGGGATGAAAGCGATCGCTCCGGGATGCGCGTGGTGATTGAACTCAAACGAGACACCAATGCTCACCACGTCCTCAAACAGTTGTACCAGCAAACCGCACTGCAAACGACCTTTGGCGCAATTATGCTGGCTTTAGTGGATAGACAACCGCGTCAGCTCAATTTACGCCAGTTATTAGAAGAATTCTTACAATTTAGAGAGCAGACGCTGACCCGGCAATATACCTATGAGCTGGAACAACATGAAGGACGCCTTCACCTCGTTGATGGGTTAATTATTTGTCTGGAAGCCCTAGACAGGGTCATTGATATTCTCAGAAGCGCCCCAGATGGGACAACGGCAAAGACTTCTCTACAAAATCAGTTAAACATTAGTGAGGCTCAGGCTGATGCTATTTTATCCATGCCCATGCGACGCCTCACGGGTTTAGAGCGGCAAAAATTACAGACGGAATTTGCAGAACTCACAGCCCGAATTGAGCAGTTGCGGCGATTACTTAGCGATCGCAACGAGTTGCTCAAAACCTTGAAGAAAGATTTGCGATCGCTCAAACGCAAGTATGCTGATCCCCGCCGAACTAAAATTATCACCAAAGACCTGAAAGCCAAGGAGCAAGAGGTCAGCCGTCAAGCGTCATCAGCCAAGAGTAAAAAGTCAAAAGTTAAGAATCAAACCTCACCCGACAAAAGTTCCACCTCAGAACCCGGAAATCAGGAGAAGGGAAACCGCAGGAAGAAGAAAGACTCCAATCCACCCACACTTCCCCTTCCTGAGCTTGTGGTTGAAGAAGAAGAAACCGTGTTGGAATTTACCCATCACGGGTGTGTACTGCGGCAGCGTCCCACAACAACCTCAAAATCCACCCAGTCCATGAAAAAAGGGAATGACTTTGTAGTTGAGACTCTAACCACCATCACGCAGGCAGAATTAGTCGTGATCACAAGTGCTGGGAAAGCCTACCCCGTCAAAGTTCGAGATATTCCACCCGCCGCTGGACTCCAGGCAGGAACTCCTTTGGTGAAATTATTACCTGAGGTGGTGCAATCTGAAACGGTAGTGGCTTACTATATCCTGCCGGAACAGCCCGATACCCTCTCCTTGATTCTGCTCACTCAGCAGGGGCGAATTAAGCGCCTACCCGCTTCTGAGTTGACGAACCTCACGGCACGGGGGACAACACCGATCAAGCTCAAGGATGATGATCAATTGCAATATGTGTGTCTGGCTCAACCGGGTGAGCAACTCGCCTTGGCAACGAGCAATGGACGGATTTTGCGTTTTGAGATTAATGATGCTCAGTTACCACTGATGGGGCGCAGTGCTCAAGGAAATCAAGCCTTGCGGTTACAACGTCGAGAGCGGTTGGTCGGTTGTGTGACACTGTCTGCCAAGGAAAACCTGTTACTGGTTTCTGAGCAAGGTTATGGAAAGCGCGTGCCTGTGGGTTTGTTTCGGTTGGTCAATCGGGGGGAGCTGGGGACTCAGGCTCTACAATTTAAGACGGCGACAGATAGTTTAGTGGCAATGACCAAAGCTTTACCCAAGTCAGAAGTCATGCTGGTGACAAGTGCTGAGCGGACGGTGTCTTTACAGATGGAGTCCGTCAAAATATGGGGTAAAGATGGAACAGGCGATCGCATTGCTAAACTCAAGGCGGAAGAAAAAATTCTTTCGGTCAGTGTTTTAAGCTCATGAGCGGACTGAAAGCCAGCCACTGCAAGTTTCGGCAAGCCAATCTGGAGGACTGAATGAACCCCACCCCTGAAACTGATTTCCCCAATCGCCTCCTACCTCAAACTGTGGCTCTTGTGGAAAAGGCGATGGGTGGAACGAGCGAACCCAGAGTAGTGGAAGCACTAATGGCTGCCTTTGTCTTACTGGAAGAGAGTATCAAGACGGACTCCCCCATCGTTGCCCTGGAACAGGATGTCCGTACAGATACGGGAACGTACCATTTGTTTATCCGACGGCTCAGTATGAGTGTTCCTGCGGGGAAGTTCCAGATTTTAATTACCCGTGAACTGGCATCTGGCTTAATTGACCCCAATTGAAAATAGAGAGAATGAGGGGAGATAAATTTTCCGCCTAGTAGTCAAGCTGACTCTTCTGCCTTTTGCTATAGCTGCATAATATTGTGGGAAATCTCAGATATATAAAATGTGACCGCATGGATTAAACCAAAGGGGATGCCACAGTAATTGCTGTTGGTATCGCTACTCGGAATAGTCCATCCGAGTTGAACTTTATTGCTCGATTAAATCTGATATATTAGACACAAATCTGACTTGAGATGTCCGCTACAGCCAATTTTGCGATTGGTATTCTCACTCTATCTCTAATACCTGAAATTAGCTCACTATGACCCATATTACTCGCCGTCATTTCTTGCAATTTGTTGGTTCAGCACTAGCAGGCATTGGAATCAATCAGGTATTATTTCAACGGCAAGCCCAACAGTATGGTCAAGTTCTAGCGGAAGTTCCCCTTTGACAAAAAACTACAACCTATGCTGTGAGAGAGGGAGAGACTCAACTCCTCGGCTGTTACTGGGTACAAATTAAGGAAACTTCTAACAAATCTAACGCTTTTTGTTGGAGTGGAGTCGGTTGAGTAATTTTCTCAAACATTAGAGAAGTCTCCAGACCACTAGACTGGAATTTATTTTTGACAATCGTTGCTAAATCAGTCATTAAAGTCCGAAAACTATGGACAGGAAGCTTTTCAGGTGTCTTTTTAGTCGCTGCCTTAGCGCGGGCTTTCTTTGAACGCTTAGATGGAGCAACAATTGAACTTTTTCCCTCCGGTTCAACTGTGACTTTTTCATCGTCAAACAGCAGTGGAGCTAAAGCTTTCCTCATGTGCCACTCCACATAATAAGCCAGCATACACAAGAAGACGTGAGCTTTGACGCGCTGTTCTAAACGGTGATAAATTGGACGTACTTTCAAATCGATAGTTTTATAACTGCGGAAAGCTTGTTCGACAGTAGAAAGGCTTTTATAGGTTCTCACCGTTTGAGCCGCATCTAAAGTCTCCGGTTTGACTGAAGTCCGAATAATATAGACTCCATCCAAAGCCGAATCATTGGCGATAGCCGCTTCATTCAATGAGTAAGAAAAACTTGTCTCAGTGATGGCAATATTAAAGTATTTCCCCACACATGTAGCATTGAGAACTCGCCCCACTCTCAGTCCAATCTGGTCGGCTCCTTTGAGGGCGCGTTTATCTCGTGAAGTGGCGATAACAATCTTATTGAGTTCCTGCTGTGTCGCCTGTAATAAAGCAATTCTAGTCAAAGACTTTTCTTGAGCAAGCATCGGGTTGCGACAAGCAATTAGCCGCTCACTGGGGTAATCAGAACAAGAAAATTCTACTAAGTCAGTTTCATCAAATAATGAGAGTTGAACAGCTTCTTGTTCAAGAAGTTTCCGAAGCTCCTTCGGATAGATGTCTTAGGGCTAACTCATTTTCGATTAATTCTTGTTTGGATACCAGCCAATCCATTGCTTCATACAATTCATCTTCATCGGCTTTTTCTAAGCCCAACAGTTCACTTAACGATGAATTGCACGTTTCGCTGTGCAATCCTCTCGCTGTGGCTAACTTGGAACGAGGGTCAAGGAGACGCGCCACGATCATCGCCAAAACTAGAGCTCGTTTTCTCGAATTTGAGGGTGAGATTAGATGGTGCAAAGACAGTTTTTTGATTGTTCCTAAAACCGCAGCTACATGACCATGAGGTAGACTTCTTTCTACAGAGAATGATTCGGAGAGATTTTCAATAGCTGCGCCGCCTTTGAGCACTATTCTCAAGTTATCAATGACAGTATCCGGTAATTTCGACAGGTTAGCTAAAGTTCTTTTACGGATTTTACCCCCTTCACGATAGGACTCTCGTAGGAGGACAGCGGGGGGTGAATTTCTGTTAGGGACTCGTTCAATATACATGGCTACTATTGTCCCAGAAATCTCCCCGCCAAAATCTTAAAAAATTCTTAAAAACATGGGTACGGCTTTCTGGGAGTAAATGGCTCTAGTTCCCGTCACTCAAGCTTTTTCTCCCTTTGTAGTTCATCTGTACGGGGGAACTTCCGTTCTAGCTCAAAGTACGCCTCGCAAACTGGCGTTACTTGTTGGCATTAATAATTACATCGAACAACCTTTGGAAGGATGCCTCAACGATGTAGATTTGCAACGAAACTTGTTGATTTATCGGTTTGGGTTTAATCCCAAAGATATTTTGGTTTTGCCTGATAAAGATGCGACACGGGAAGGGATGCTAACGGCGTTTGATGAACATTTAATTAAACAAGCTAAACTGGGAGATGTGGTGGTTTATCACTATTCTGGGCATGGTTCGCAAATTTTTGACTCTGATCCAATTGGGGGTGAGCGAGGAAAAGCAGGACTAAATGGGACTTTTGTGCCGGTGGATAGTAATTTATCGGCTGGATATCCAGAAGTTGGAGGAACGGTGCAAGACATTATGGGGCATACGTTGTTTTTGCTGATGTCTGCGCTGAAAACTGAAAATGTCACGGCGGTTTTGGATAGTTGTTTTTCCGGTGGGGCGACAAGAGAAGCGCGGGTACGTTCGCGGGATGGGGGTAAGAATGTTTTGGTTTCTGCTAATGAAAAAACGTACCAAGAGCAGTGGTTATCTCGGTTAAATATGTCGCCAGAAGACTTTGTGAAGGGGTATCGAACAGGCGTTGCTAAAGGTATGGTTTTAGCGGCAACTGCACCTGATCAATTGGCACGGAAAGTAAATATTAATGGCTTTAAATCAGGCATCTTTAGTTATTTACTCACGCATTATCTTTGGCAGGAGGATAGCAATATTGAGCGGGTATTCCAAAAGATTCTCCCAGAAATCCCGAAAGATTTTGATCAATTGCCGCGTTATGAAGTGAAACCAGGGAGCGATTATCAATGGCAAAGTCCTTATTTTATTAATTCTCCTCAGTCGCCAGCACAGGCGGTGGTGATGGGAGTGAAGGGGAATACTGCCCAGTTGTGGTTAGGGGGTGTTGATTTAAGGCAGGTGAAAGCGGGGACGGTATTTACGGCAATGAAGGGTACAGGACAGGTGAAAGTGGTTGCTCGTGATGGGTTGGTGGCACAGGCAATGGTTGAGAACGCCGTGAAGAAAGGAACACCGTTGCGTTTGATGGGTAATGGGTAAGAGGAGTCTTTATTAGCTGATGGGAGTGGCACAGTTTGTAGGTGAGGATCTACGAACTTGTACAAGTGCGATGTTACTGGACATCATACTAAGCTCCCTTTAAACCTCTCCCACATCAGGTGCAATTTCCCCATCCACCTGCTCAAAATTCACCTTATTATAGATATCTGAGATAGGAATTTCAAAGGATACCGAAGCTAGCCCTAGAGTAACGTCAGATTGACCATAATCCCTAAACGACCATTGCTTATCATCCGTCTTATGATAATGTTCGATATATATCCGAGTTTGGTCAATTAACAAGTATTCCTGAAACGTCCCAATCGTGCGGTATCCTTCAAACTTTTTACTCTGATCGTATCCCTTGGTTGACGGTGACAAAACCTCGATAATTAATTGGGGATTCGTAATTGTATCCGTGCGATTGTTATAATACTCCGGTTTTCCAGTCACTAACATCACATCAGGATAGGTATAGATGCGCCGCTTGGGTATCCACAAGCGTACATCACTCATAAAAACTCGATAATCGAGTTTTTTGAAGGCAACACTTAGTTCAGTATAGAAATTGCCAGCTATTTGATTATGATTAGTAGAGCCACCTGCCATGGGAAAGATTTCACCGTCAATATATTCGCTTTTATAGTCAGCAGCTTCCTCCAGTGCTAGATATTCCTCGGTCGAGTAGTATCGTTGTTGTGTAGCTTGCATGGTTCGATGGGGAGCATTTGAGCGAAATTTACTTTTAATTTAGCACTGATGGTAAGCTTTGCCTGTTCTCAACTCTTCGAGTTTTAGCCTTTTCCAGGTCAATTATGATGAAATGTGATCGCACCTCTGGCAGGATAAAATTTTAACAAATAGACTCTAGCGCTGACCTCAAATCTCTTCTCTTCTCACTCAGCCCCAAATTCCAGCCCTACCTGCATAAGCTTTCCCCTCTTGAGATATAGAGAGTAACAGTAAGGATTAACGTAAGTTCAAGGCTAACAGGGGGAGTTATGGCGCAGTGGTTTAAATTCGTTGGGTTCATTTCACTTTCAGGGGTAACTTGCCTACTTTTATGCTCACAATCCTTCGCCGCTATTCCTGAGCAGATGGCTCCCAGGATAGCCCAACAGCCAGTTAACTCTGATGCGGCTGAACAAGTTCTTCAGGAAGCGATCCAACTCTATCGGCAAGGAACAGCAGAATCTCTGCGACAAGCAATTCCTAAATTTGAACAAGCTGCCATACTCTATTATCAAGCGAGTGACAAACGCTCAGAAGCCTTATCTCTCGTTGCCCTTGGGCGTGTCTACAGCGACTTGGGAGAAAAGCAGAAGGCCTTGGAACGCTACAACCAAGCTTTGCCCCTAGTACGAGCGGTGGGGGATAGAGGTGGGCAAGTCGTTACTCTCAATAATATTGGTACTGTCTACGACGACTTGGGAGAAAATCAGAAGGCATTGCAATTCTACAACCAAGCTCTGTCCCTATCTCAAGCAGAGGAAGATAGACGTGGGCAAGCTGGTATCCTCAATAATATTGGCGGTGTCTACTCCTCATTGGGAGAAATGCAGAAGGCATTGCAATTCTACAACCAAGCTTTGCCTCTAAGACGGGCGGTGAGGGATAGACGAGGGGAAGCCGCTACCCTCAATAATATTGGCTTAGTCTACGACTCATTGGGAGAACAACAGAAAGCATTGGAATTCTACAACCAAGCTTTGCCCCTAGTACGAGCGGTGGGGGATAGAGGTGGGGAAGCCTCTACTCTCAATAATATTGGCGGTGTCTACTCCTCATTGGGAGAAATGCAGAAGGCATTTGAGTTCTCCAACCAAGCTCTGTCCCTATCACGGGCGGTAGGGGATAGAGGACAGGAAGCCCTTACTCTCCATAACGTCGCCGTCGCGCAACGCAGCCAAGGCAACCTGAAAGAATCCTTAACCCTGATGGATAGCGCCATCACCATTATTGAAGACCTCCGCACCAAAATTGGCTCCCAAGAACTCCGCGCCTCCTACTTCGCCACCGTCCAAGACTACTACAAGTTCTACATCGACCTGTTGATGCAACTGCACCAGCAAAATCCCAATCAAGGATACGATGCCCTCGCCCTCCACGCCAGTGAACGCGCCCGTGCTAGAAGCCTCCTGGAACTCCTCACCGAAGCTAATGCCAACATCCGCCAAGGCGTTGACCCCAAACTGCTAGAACAAGAACGCAATCTTCAACAACAACTCAACGCCCTAGAACGTCGCAGGTATGAACTCTCCAGCAGTCAGTATACCGAACAACAACTCAATGAAATCAAACAACAATCCCAATCCCTACTCACTCAACTCGACCAACTCAAAGCCCAAATTCGGGTTACCAGTCCCCGCTACGCTGCCCTGAAATATCCCGAACCCTTAAACTTACAAGAGATTCAACAACAGGTACTCGACGACGATACCCTGCTTTTAGAATATTCCCTCGGCGAAGACCGCAGTTACCTCTGGGCAGTCAGCAAAACCAGCATTACCAGTTACGTACTCCCCAAACGCAGTGAAATCGAAGCCGCCGCCCAAACTTTCCGCGAATCTCTCACCCCCAATAGCGCCGCCAATCTCGAAGCCGGACTGCCACTGAGTCAGATGCTTCTCGCCCCCGTCGCTAATCAATTGGGTAATAAACGCTTACTAATTGTTGGAGATGGGGCATTGCAATCTGTTCCCTTTGCCGCGCTGCCCATACCGACCTCTCCCCCAACCCCTCTTGACCCCCCTCAATCCCCCGAAGCGGGGGGAGGACGGAGAACAAAGACTTGGATTCACGAGAGGGAAGTCCTACTCCCCCCTTCCCTAGTAGGGAAGGGGGGCTGGGGGGGTTAGGTTACACCCCGCTTTTAGTCCAAAACGAAATCATCACCCTCCCCTCCGCCTCCACCGTTGCCATTCAACAGCGCCAACTGCAAAACCGTCCCACTGCTGCCAAAACCCTTGCCGTAATTGCTGACCCCATCTTCGCTCTCAACGACCCTCGTTTTTCAACTACACCCCAACCCACCCCTGAAACACCCACCAACTCTGCCCTGACTCGCGCCACTCGTAACTTAGGTTTAGGGGACAGTGCCAAACTACTTGACCGATTGCAATATACTCGTACCGAAGCCGAAAAAATCCTCGCCCTCGTCCCAGAAGCGAAACATCTGCAAGCCTTAGACTTTAATGCCTCTCGAACTACAGCAACTAACCCGAATTTAGCCCAATATCAAATTATCCACCTTGCCACTCACGGCTTACTCGACCCCATTAATCCTGAACTATCAGGAATCGTGCTGTCCCTATTCGACCAAAAAGGCAAATCCCTTGATGGTTTCTTGCGCCTACAGGATATCTTCAACCTCAACTTACCTGCGGAACTCGTGGTTTTGAGTGCCTGCGAAACCGGATTAGGAAAAGACGTGAAAGGGGAAGGATTGGTCGGCTTGACAAGAGGCTTTATGTATGCAGGGTCACGGCGAGTGGTGGTGAGTTTGTGGAGTGTTAATGATGTCGCCACGTCTGAGGTGATGGCGAAATTCTACCAGAAAATGCTTCAGGACGGGCAAAATCCAGTAACGGCATTAAGGGCTGCACAACTAGAGATGTGGAACTCCCAGCAATGGCAGTCTCCTTATTATTGGGCAGCGTTTACCGTACAGGGGGATTGGCGGTAGGAGTACAAGCAATTAAACGGCTGTTGCCATCACGATCATCACGATAATTAACGCCAATACGGCGATAAAAACAGACACGAGAATAAATCCTGCGATCGCCCACAGTCTTTGATGCCGTTTGAACGCCTTGATACTCTTCCAACGGCGGCTTTTCCAAGCCCACTCATTGCCTTTAACACCTAAAATAATCGCCATCATTGGCCAAGTCATCCCCATGGTAAAGGGAAGGGTAATGATCGAAAGATCGCTCCAAGCTATCAGTCCAACCCAAACCTGATTGGGAATACACCATAAACCGGGAAAGAAAAACGCACCCCAGTTCCAGCCGGGAATTTCTTGGGGAACGGCAATAGAGGAGTCCAACAACTTCCCTTCTCCAGAATTATTCTTAGGAGTAGGGTGAACTGAATTGGAGCGGGAAGAAGACGCCTTGGGAATAAAAGCGATCGTATTCAGCATTCGCGTAGCCACAGGGACATCGGTTGCCGTAGCTAATAGGTATTCCAGAACCTGATCAGCCGAGTGAAACCGATCCGAAGGATGGGGCGCAAGCATACGGTTGAGCATAAAACTCATGCGTGGACTGAGGGCAAGTTCCTGCTGCCAAATCCAATGGAGTGTATCCGAATCAATCAAGTCTTGGGGATGTTTTCCCGTCATTAAAACTAGTGCCGTGACGGCTAAAGCATACAAATCGCTATGAGGGGCAACGATTCCTAAACGCATCTGTTCATCCGGCGAATAACCCATCTTACCCAGACGCGTCTTACTACTAAACGGAACAGACGGCGATGAACTGGAAACAGTTTGACCCACTTCAAGCGGAATTTCGACGACACCGCCCAAGTCAATTAAGATTGGCAACCCGTCGGAAGCACGGCAGATAATATTGTCAGGAGAAATATCACGATGAATAACACCTAACGAGTGGAGATAGCTTAAAACTACAAGCAGTTGCCACAACAACTCAACCATTTCGGCTTCGCTGAAGCGTTGCCCGAGCGCCATCCGCTCTTCTAATAAAGTCTGATAGGTTTTACCTTCGATGTAATCTTGAACTAGAAATAGCCGTTTTCCCTCCCGAAAAAATTCCCAAAATCGGGGAATCTGAGGCGATGAGAGCTTGTACAAAATTGCCGCTTCCCGCTGAAATAGTTCCTCTGCCTTTTGTAGGGCTTTAGTGCCTTGTAGGGTGGGCATCAGTTCTTTTAGTGTGACCCATTCGTTAAACCGTCCCGTATCTTCGGCAAGGTAAGTTCTGCCCATGCCTCCTTGACCGAGTGGGCGTACAATCACATAACGATCGCGCAACCGAGTCCCAGGAGCCAAGTGGCTACCCACTAGGTGAGGATTCTGTTGTGGCAGAGGTATTCCACAGCGAGAACAAAACCGTGCCCTACTGAGATTATCTTTCCCACAGCTTGTACAAGCGATCGCATTCATGAGGCTACTTTCAAGGGTTACCAGCTTACTTTTGTCCCGCATGAGTACCAGCTTAGCCAGTCCCATTGCGGCTCGACTAGAACAAGAAGGCAGAAGGCAGAGGGTAGAGGGTAGAAAGAGAGGGCACAGAGGCTTATAGTTTCTACTTTTGGCTTGGTTGTTAAAGGCTCACGTATTTCCGCCTGGGTGCATGAGTAAGGCATCACATCAATTTCACCGGCTCACCTCTATTCTTTCAGGGGTATTAAGCGGAAAAATTTGTAATGATTTTTTCATCTGCTTTCTTTACGGTTTCAATCCTCATATCCCTTTTCCGGATAGAATCCTAAGCTACAGATAGCCGTATCGAGCAAAACGCAATGTCACAGATTACAGGTAAAACTAAACTTTTGGGGGTGATTGGTGATCCTATTGAGCATTCTCTTTCTCCTGTGATGCACAATGCTGCCATTGCAGAGATGGGATTAGATTACATTTACCTCCCCTTCCCGATCAAAACAGCAGATTTGGGAGTTGCGATCGCAGGTTTTGCGGCTATTGGTGTGCAGGGATTTAGTGTTACTATTCCTCACAAACAAGCGATTATCTCCCTGTTGTCAGAGGTTTCTGCGATCGCTAAACTAACTGGAGCGGTAAACACCGTTTGGCGGACAGAACAGGGATGGAGTGGTACCAATACGGATGTGGAAGGTTTTGTGGCACCCTTGCAAGCCTTGAATCGGGATTGGAGCCAAAGCACCCCCGTTATCTTAGGGCATGGTGGTGCGGCACGGGCTGTCGTTGTGGGTTGCACTCAACTCGGTTGTGCTGAGATTCACGTTGTGGGGCGCAATGTGCAAAAGTTAAGTCAATTTCAACAAAGTTGGGTGAATGCCCCCCTACCCATAACGCTCAATGTCCATCGCTGGGATGAACTACCGGAGTTATTGCCTCAAGCGGATTTGGTGGTCAATAGCACACCTGTCGGAATGTATCCTAACGTTGATCAGTCTCCTCTCGATGCAGCCGCGATGGAGTTGTTACGTCCGGATGCGATCGCCTATGACTTAATTTACACTCCTAA of the Allocoleopsis franciscana PCC 7113 genome contains:
- a CDS encoding response regulator; the protein is MKTVLIVEDDPINARVFSKILSKRGGLDVKHTEDVEEVMQIAQSGAADIILMDVSLSHSVYRGKAVDGIKITQMLKADAQTSNLPIILVTAHAMEGDRENFLKQSGADGYISKPVVDHQQFVDQIMALLPKET
- a CDS encoding Uma2 family endonuclease; amino-acid sequence: MQATQQRYYSTEEYLALEEAADYKSEYIDGEIFPMAGGSTNHNQIAGNFYTELSVAFKKLDYRVFMSDVRLWIPKRRIYTYPDVMLVTGKPEYYNNRTDTITNPQLIIEVLSPSTKGYDQSKKFEGYRTIGTFQEYLLIDQTRIYIEHYHKTDDKQWSFRDYGQSDVTLGLASVSFEIPISDIYNKVNFEQVDGEIAPDVGEV
- a CDS encoding caspase family protein, with the protein product MALVPVTQAFSPFVVHLYGGTSVLAQSTPRKLALLVGINNYIEQPLEGCLNDVDLQRNLLIYRFGFNPKDILVLPDKDATREGMLTAFDEHLIKQAKLGDVVVYHYSGHGSQIFDSDPIGGERGKAGLNGTFVPVDSNLSAGYPEVGGTVQDIMGHTLFLLMSALKTENVTAVLDSCFSGGATREARVRSRDGGKNVLVSANEKTYQEQWLSRLNMSPEDFVKGYRTGVAKGMVLAATAPDQLARKVNINGFKSGIFSYLLTHYLWQEDSNIERVFQKILPEIPKDFDQLPRYEVKPGSDYQWQSPYFINSPQSPAQAVVMGVKGNTAQLWLGGVDLRQVKAGTVFTAMKGTGQVKVVARDGLVAQAMVENAVKKGTPLRLMGNG
- a CDS encoding DNA gyrase/topoisomerase IV subunit A, translating into MAKQLNLLATGQVIPTALHAEMQRSYLEYAMSVIVGRALPDVRDGLKPVHRRILYAMHELGLTPDRPYRKCARVVGDVLGKYHPHGDQAVYDALVRLVQDFSSRYPLLAGHGNFGSVDNDPPAAMRYTETRLSSVGNEALLSEIGEATVDFSSNFDSSQQEPVVLPAQLPVLLLNGCSGIAVGMATNIPPHNLGEVVDGLIALIDHPNLSDEKLWELIPGPDFPTGGEIVDVGGIREAYSIGRGSIPVRGIAQLEEIAAGRGRRQHRRTAIVVTELPYQVNKAGWIEKVAELVNQGRLEGIADLRDESDRSGMRVVIELKRDTNAHHVLKQLYQQTALQTTFGAIMLALVDRQPRQLNLRQLLEEFLQFREQTLTRQYTYELEQHEGRLHLVDGLIICLEALDRVIDILRSAPDGTTAKTSLQNQLNISEAQADAILSMPMRRLTGLERQKLQTEFAELTARIEQLRRLLSDRNELLKTLKKDLRSLKRKYADPRRTKIITKDLKAKEQEVSRQASSAKSKKSKVKNQTSPDKSSTSEPGNQEKGNRRKKKDSNPPTLPLPELVVEEEETVLEFTHHGCVLRQRPTTTSKSTQSMKKGNDFVVETLTTITQAELVVITSAGKAYPVKVRDIPPAAGLQAGTPLVKLLPEVVQSETVVAYYILPEQPDTLSLILLTQQGRIKRLPASELTNLTARGTTPIKLKDDDQLQYVCLAQPGEQLALATSNGRILRFEINDAQLPLMGRSAQGNQALRLQRRERLVGCVTLSAKENLLLVSEQGYGKRVPVGLFRLVNRGELGTQALQFKTATDSLVAMTKALPKSEVMLVTSAERTVSLQMESVKIWGKDGTGDRIAKLKAEEKILSVSVLSS
- a CDS encoding twin-arginine translocation signal domain-containing protein — encoded protein: MTHITRRHFLQFVGSALAGIGINQVLFQRQAQQYGQVLAEVPL
- a CDS encoding serine/threonine-protein kinase, whose protein sequence is MGLAKLVLMRDKSKLVTLESSLMNAIACTSCGKDNLSRARFCSRCGIPLPQQNPHLVGSHLAPGTRLRDRYVIVRPLGQGGMGRTYLAEDTGRFNEWVTLKELMPTLQGTKALQKAEELFQREAAILYKLSSPQIPRFWEFFREGKRLFLVQDYIEGKTYQTLLEERMALGQRFSEAEMVELLWQLLVVLSYLHSLGVIHRDISPDNIICRASDGLPILIDLGGVVEIPLEVGQTVSSSSPSVPFSSKTRLGKMGYSPDEQMRLGIVAPHSDLYALAVTALVLMTGKHPQDLIDSDTLHWIWQQELALSPRMSFMLNRMLAPHPSDRFHSADQVLEYLLATATDVPVATRMLNTIAFIPKASSSRSNSVHPTPKNNSGEGKLLDSSIAVPQEIPGWNWGAFFFPGLWCIPNQVWVGLIAWSDLSIITLPFTMGMTWPMMAIILGVKGNEWAWKSRRWKSIKAFKRHQRLWAIAGFILVSVFIAVLALIIVMIVMATAV